One window of Camelina sativa cultivar DH55 chromosome 4, Cs, whole genome shotgun sequence genomic DNA carries:
- the LOC104782239 gene encoding probable anion transporter 3, chloroplastic, with product MAVTSLVIPLQHSSCLLSFRRSPILTKKALVPVGFKARKDHVQRNNIRSVWQGNGKRRGAAVVAAAKKKRNQSPERCAAEGVMIGGGETEAIPMMPERIKVVILMACMMCLCNADRVVMSVAVVPLAEKLAWSSSFLGVVQSSFLWGYIFSSVIGGALVDRYGGKRVLAWGVALWSLATILTPWAATHSTLALLCVRTFFGLAQGVALPSMTTILSRWFPTDERASAVGISMAGFHMGNVAGLLLAPLLLTSIGISGPFILFASLGLLWTSSWSTGVTNNPQDSPFITGSELSLIQAGKPVDPPTNPDPPVRLLFSKMPTWAIIIANVTNNWGYFVLLSWMPVYFQTVFNVNLKQAAWFSAVPWAAMAVTSYYAGAASDFMIRTGHSVTFVRKVMQSIGFMGPGLSLLCLNYAKTPTCAAVFMTIALSLSSFSQAGFLLNMQDIAPQYAGFLHGISNCVGTFAAIVSTIGTGYFVQWLGSFQAFLTLTAVLYFATTVFWIVFATGERVF from the exons ATGGCGGTAACATCGTTGGTAATACCTTTGCAACATTCGTCATGTTTATTAAGTTTCCGTCGGAGTCCAATCTTAACCAAGAAAGCCCTTGTGCCGGTCGGGTTCAAAGCCCGAAAAGATCATGTTCAACGCAATAATATACGTTCCGTGTGGCAAGGCAATGGGAAAAGAAGAGGTGCGGCGGTGGTTGCGGCggcgaagaagaaaagaaaccaaTCACCGGAAAGATGCGCGGCGGAGGGAGTAATGATCGGAGGAGGAGAGACGGAGGCGATACCGATGATGCCGGAAAGGATTAAAGTAGTGATACTGATGGCGTGCATGATGTGTCTGTGTAACGCGGATCGAGTTGTTATGTCCGTAGCGGTGGTTCCACTTGCCGAGAAGCTTGCTTGGTCGAGTTCTTTCTTAGGGGTAGTTCAG TCCTCCTTCCTATGGGGTTACATTTTTTCATCGGTTATCGGAGGAGCACTAGTGGATCGGTATGGAGGAAAAAGAGTATTGGCTTGGGGAGTGGCATTATGGTCCTTAGCCACTATACTCACTCCTTGGGCAGCTACACACTCGACCTTAGCCTTATTGTGTGTCCGCACCTTTTTTGGCCTCGCTCAAGGCGTTGCATTGCCCTCTATGACCACAATTCTCTCAAG GTGGTTCCCTACCGATGAACGAGCGAGTGCGGTTGGTATATCGATGGCCGGGTTTCACATGGGAAATGTTGCGGGACTTCTGTTGGCGCCACTCTTGTTAACATCTATAGGAATATCTGGTCCATTCATTCTTTTTGCATCCTTAGGTCTATTGTGGACGTCAAGTTGGTCAACCGGCGTTACAAACAACCCTCAAGACAGTCCATTCATAACCGGGTCAGAACTCAGCCTTATCCAGGCTGGAAAACCGGTTGACCCGCCGACAAATCCAGACCCACCTGTGCGACTACTTTTCTCGAAAATGCCCACTTGGGCGATCATTATCGCTAATGTGACTAATAACTGg GgatattttgttcttctctcatGGATGCCTGTTTACTTCCAAACC GTATTTAATGTGAATTTGAAGCAAGCCGCTTGGTTCAGCGCTGTTCCATGGGCGGCAATGGCGGTCACAAGTTACTATGCAGGTGCAGCATCAGACTTCATGATCAGAACTGGTCACTCTGTAACCTTTGTCCGGAAGGTCATGCAG TCTATCGGATTTATGGGTCCTGGGTTGTCTTTGCTCTGCCTCAACTACGCAAAGACGCCTACTTGTGCAGCGGTTTTCATGACCATTGCATTGAGCTTGAGTTCATTTAGCCAAGCTGGGTTTCTCCTCAATATGCAA GACATTGCACCACAATATGCTGGTTTCCTACACG GTATTTCGAATTGTGTGGGCACATTCGCTGCGATCGTAAGTACAATAGGGACGGGATATTTCGTGCAATGGCTTGGCTCATTTCAGGCGTTTCTGACGTTGACGGCGGTTCTTTACTTTGCAACCACCGTGTTTTGGATCGTTTTTGCAACCGGAGAACGAGTCTTCTAG
- the LOC104782238 gene encoding acetyl-coenzyme A carboxylase carboxyl transferase subunit alpha, chloroplastic, translating into MASMSHSSLALGGASSASASDYLRSSTNGVNRVPLKTLGRAVFTTTRRKSLAVTARLKKGKKFDHPWPANPDPNVKGGVLSYLSEFKPLGDTQKPVTLDFEKPLVELEKKIVDVRKMANETGLDFTEQIITLENKYRQALKDLYTHLTPIQRVNIARHPNRPTFLDHIHNITDKFMELHGDRAGYDDPAIVTGIGTIDGKRYMFIGHQKGRNTKENIMRNFGMPTPHGYRKALRMMYYADHHGFPIVTFIDTPGAYADLKSEELGQGEAIANNLRTMFGLKVPILSIVIGEGGSGGALAIGCANKMLMLENAVFYVASPEACAAILWKTSKAAPEAAEKLRITSKELVKLNVADGIIPEPLGGAHADPSWTSQQIKIAINENMNEFGKMSGEELLKHRMAKYRKIGVFIEGEEIEPSRKINMKKREAVFSDSRKLQGEVDKLKEQIMKAKETSSEEEPSSEILNEMIEKLKSEIDDEYSEAARAVGLEERLTAMREEFSKASAEEHLMHPVLIEKIEKLKEEFNTRLTDAPNYESLKSKLNMLRDFSRAKAASEATSMRKEINKRFQEAVDRPEIREKVEAIKAEVASSGASSFEELPDELKEKVMKTKGEVEAEMAGVLKSMGLELEAVKPNLKDVAEQQTFAPSENLQEKYEKLNQEINEKIAEVVRTPEIKSMVELLKVETAKASQTPGVTEASQKIEALEQQIKQKIAETLSMSGLQEKQEELEKELAAARELAAEESDGSVKEDDDDDEDSSESGKSEIINPSFA; encoded by the exons atggcttcaATGTCTCATTCATCACTAGCATTAGGCGGAgcttcttctgcttctgcttcggATTACTTGCGTAGTTCGACCAATGGTGTTAATCGGGTACCATTGAAAACCCTAGGAAGAGCAGTGTTTACTACCACCAGAAGAAAAAGCTTGGCTGTGACAGCTCGGCTCAAGAAAGGTAAGAAATTTGACCATCCATGGCCGGCGAATCCTGACCCTAATGTGAAAGGAGGAGTCTTGTCGTACCTGTCTGAGTTCAAACCATTGGGGGATACTCAGAAGCCTGTCACTTTGGATTTCGAGAAGCCACTAGTcgaattggagaagaagattgtcGAT GTGAGGAAGATGGCGAATGAAACTGGCTTGGACTTTACTGAGCAGATTATCACTTTGGAGAACAAGTATAGACAGGCACTGAAAGATCTTTACACACATCTCACTCCTATACAACGTGTGAACATTGCACGACATCCCAACCGGCCTACTTTCCTTGATCATATACATAACATCACTGACAAG TTTATGGAGCTTCATGGAGACCGAGCAGGGTATGATGACCCTGCAATTGTGACGGGTATTGGAACCATAGATGGAAAACGATATATGTTCATAGGTCACCAGAAAGGTAGAAACaccaaagaaaatattatgCGTAACTTTGGTATGCCTACTCCTCATGG TTACAGGAAGGCACTACGGATGATGTATTACGCAGACCATCACGGTTTTCCCATCGTGACATTCATCGACACTCCTGGAGCCTACGCTGACCTTAAATCCGAGGAACTTGGACAG GGTGAAGCCATAGCCAACAATCTGAGGACAATGTTCGGCCTGAAAGTGCCGATTCTTTCTATTGTCATTGGGGAAGGTGGTTCTGGTGGTGCCCTAGCCATTGGCTGTGCTAATAAAATGTTGATGCTCGAAAATGCAGTTTTCTATGTTGCCAG TCCAGAGGCCTGTGCAGCGATCTTGTGGAAAACTTCCAAGGCTGCCCCTGAG GCTGCTGAAAAGCTTAGAATTACCTCCAAGGAGCTGGTCAAGCTTAATGTAGCCGATGGAATCATTCCT GAACCGCTTGGTGGGGCTCATGCTGATCCTTCATGGACATCGCAGCAGATAAAGATTGCTATCAATGAAAACATGAAT gAGTTCGGAAAAATGAGTGGGGAGGAGCTGCTGAAGCACAGGATGGCTAAGTACCGAAAGATTGGAGTGTTCATAGAGGGTGAAGAAATAGAGCCGAGTAGGAAAATCAACATGAAGAAGAGGGAAGCCGTGTTTTCAGACAGCCGGAAGCTGCAGGGCGAGGTTGACAAGCTGAAGGAGCAGATTATGAAAGCCAAGGAAACATCTTCAGAGGAAGAGCCTTCGAGTGAAATTCTTAATGAGATGATTGAGAAACTCAAATCCGAGATAGATGACGAGTACAGTGAAGCTGCAAGAGCAGTAGGTTTGGAGGAGAGGCTAACGGCAATGCGTGAAGAGTTCTCGAAAGCTAGTGCAGAGGAGCATCTTATGCACCCGGTTCTGATTGAGAAAATCGAGAAGCTTAAGGAAGAGTTCAATACCCGTTTGACTGACGCGCCTAACTACGAGAGCCTAAAATCTAAGCTGAACATGCTGAGGGACTTTTCAAGAGCCAAGGCAGCATCAGAAGCTACTTCAATGAGAAAGGAGATCAATAAGCGGTTTCAGGAAGCTGTAGACCGCCCTGAAATTAGAGAAAAGGTTGAGGCAATCAAAGCTGAGGTCGCGAGCTCAGGAGCTTCATCTTTTGAAGAGTTACCAGatgaactaaaagaaaaagttatgaAGACGAAAGGGGAAGTTGAAGCAGAGATGGCTGGTGTGTTAAAGTCAATGGGTCTGGAGCTGGAAGCTGTGAAACCAAATCTGAAGGATGTGGCTGAGCAGCAGACCTTTGCCCCATCCGAAAACCTTCAAGAAAAGTATGAAAAGCTGAACCAAGAAATTAATGAGAAAATTGCGGAGGTGGTGAGGACACCAGAGATCAAGAGCATGGTGGAGTTGCTGAAAGTGGAAACCGCAAAGGCGAGCCAAACACCTGGTGTCACCGAGGCAAGTCAGAAGATTGAAGCACTTGAGCAACAGATAAAGCAGAAGATTGCAGAGACTCTGAGTATGTCAGGACTTCAGGAAAAGCAAGAGGAGCTTGAGAAGGAGCTCGCAGCTGCACGTGAACTAGCTGCAGAGGAATCAGACGGGAGTgtgaaagaagatgatgacgacgacgaagatAGTTCAGAATCTGGAAAGTCAGAGATTATTAACCCCAGCTTCGCCTGA
- the LOC104782235 gene encoding protein VACUOLELESS1 isoform X1, with protein sequence MTNVSVAAEWQLLYDRYYRKPEIYQMRWKHVDLSRNKVACASFGGPIAVIRDDSKIVQLYAESALRKLRIFNSAGLLLSETIWKHPGGRLIGMSWSDDQTLICVVQDGTIYRYNIHAELIEPNMSMGKECFEQNVVECVFWGNGVVCLTEGGQLFCISDFDTMKPIKLPDVPGLTEDDMLQPTCLAVREPKYTMSGTVEVLVAVGDEIFGVEEDSVQTFRVDEPSVNESDVQDTDYGNLIGPVQKMIVSPNGKFLTLFTHDGRIVVVEMETKQIAIDYSCESALPPQQMAWCGMDTVLLYWDEDLTMVGPLGDPVHYFYDEPVILIPECDGVRILSNTSLEFLQRVPDSTESIFRIGSTSPAALLYDALDHFDRRSAKADENLRLIRSSLSEAVESCIDAAGHEFDVTRQRALLRAASYGQAFCSNFQRERVQETCRTLRVLNAVRDPDIGIPLSIRQYKLLTPVVLISRLINSNHHLLALRISEYLDMNKEVVIMHWACAKITASPSTPDAHLLEVLLEKLQLCRGISYAAVATHADNCGRRKLAAMLVEHEPRSTKQVPLLLSIGEEDTALVKATESGDTDLIYLVIFHIWQKRPPLEFFAMIQGRVLARDLFVAYARCHKHEFLKDFFLSTGQIHEVAFLLWKESWDMGKNPMASKGSPLYGPRIKLIEKARNLFSQTKEHTFESKAAEEHAKLLKIQHELEVSTKQAIFVDSSINDTIRTCIVLGNNRAAIKVKTEFKVSDKRWYFLKAFALATIKDWAALEKFSKEKRPPMGFRPFVEACIDADEKAEALKYIPKLSDLVERGEAYARIGMAKEAADAAAQANDGGELLERFRKTFSQNAIFDTLKIPFQGTS encoded by the exons ATGACGAACGTGTCTGTTGCTGCGGAGTGGCAGCTTCTCTATGATCGATATTATAGGAAGCCTGAGATATACCAAATGAGATGGAAACATGTAGATTTGAGTCGCAACAAAGTGGCTTGTGCCTCCTTTGGTGGTCCAATTGCAGTCATTCGAGATGACTCCAAGATTGTTCAACTATATGCTGAATCTGCTCTTAGAAAGCTCCGCATCTTTAACTCAGCAGGTCTACTTCTCTCTGAGACGATCTGGAAGCATCCCGGGGGACGTCTGATTGGAATGTCCTGGTCTGATGATCAGACACTGATTTGTGTTGTACAAGATGGTACTATTTATCGTTACAACATCCACGCTGAGCTCATTGAGCCTAATATGTCAATGGGGAAGGAGTGCTTTGAGCAGAATGTGGTGGAGTGTGTCTTTTGGGGTAATGGTGTTGTCTGCTTGACAGAAGGAGGACAGTTGTTCTGTATCTCTGATTTCGACACGATGAAGCCTATTAAGTTGCCTGATGTGCCGGGGTTAACTGAAGACGATATGCTTCAGCCAACTTGCTTGGCTGTGAGGGAACCTAAGTACACGATGTCTGGGACTGTTGAGGTGTTGGTAGCAGTTGGCGATGAAATTTTCGGTGTCGAGGAGGACAGTGTCCAAACTTTTAGGGTTGATGAGCCTAGTGTTAACGAATCTGATGTGCAGGATACTGATTATGGGAATTTGATTGGACCGGTCCAGAAGATGATTGTATCACCTAATGGAAAATTTCTAACACTCTTCACTCATGATGGCcggattgttgttgttgaaatggaaacaaaacaaattgctATTGACTACAGTTGTGAG TCAGCTCTTCCTCCACAGCAAATGGCATGGTGTGGTATGGATACTGTGCTGCTCTATTGGGATGAGGATTTAACGATGGTGGGTCCTTTGGGAGATCCTGTTCACTATTTCTATGATGAACCTGTAATTCTTATCCCGGAATGCGATGGAGTGAGAATATTATCTAACACGAGCCTTGAATTTCTCCAAAGAGTACCTGATTCTACTGAGTCAATCTTTAGGATTGGAAGCACATCACCTGCAGCTTTGCTATATGATGCTTTGGATCACTTTGACAGGCGAAGTGCTAAG GCAGATGAAAATTTGAGATTAATTCGTTCGTCACTGTCTGAGGCTGTTGAATCCTGTATTGATGCTGCTGGCCATGAGTTTGATGTAACTCGTCAGAGGGCTCTGTTACGAGCGGCAAGCTATGGACAAGCTTTTTGCAG CAATTTCCAGCGTGAGCGTGTCCAAGAGACTTGTAGAACTTTACGGGTTCTCAATGCTGTTCGTGATCCTGATATTGGCATACCTCTTAGCATTCGGCAGTACAAG TTACTGACACCAGTGGTTTTGATTAGTCGCCTTATTAATTCTAATCACCACCTCCTTGCTCTGCGGATATCTGAGTACCTAGATATGAATAAA GAAGTGGTGATAATGCATTGGGCATGTGCAAAGATAACTGCTTCACCATCAACTCCAGATGCTCATCTTCTTGAAGTTTTACTTGAGAAG CTCCAACTATGCAGAGGAATATCTTATGCTGCAGTGGCCACTCATGCTGATAACTGTGGCCGTCGAAAGTTAGCTGCAATGCTAGTTGAACATGAACCACGCTCCACAAAACAG GTTCCTCTTTTATTAAGCATTGGGGAGGAAGACACTGCTTTAGTGAAAGCAACTGAGAGTGGTGACACCGACCTGATATATCTGGTCATCTTTCATATATGGCAAAAG AGGCCTCCTTTGGAATTCTTTGCGATGATTCAAGGCAGAGTTTTGGCACGTGATTTATTTGTAGCTTATGCACG GTGTCATAAACATGAATTTCTGAAGGATTTCTTCTTATCTACGGGCCAGATTCAT gAGGTAGCTTTTCTTTTATGGAAAGAATCATGGGATATGGGGAAAAACCCAATGGCTAGCAAAGGATCTCCTCTATACGGTCCACGCATAAAGCTAATAGAAAAGGCCAGAAACCTTTTCTCTCAGACAAAGGAACACACTTTTGAGTCTAAGGCTGCTGAGGAGCATGCAAAACTCTTGAA GATACAGCATGAGCTAGAAGTTAGTACGAAGCAGGCtatttttgttgattcaagCATCAATGATACTATACGCACATGTATTGTCCTTGGTAATAATCGTGCTGCAATAAAAGTGAAGACAGAATTCAAG GTCAGTGATAAAAGATGGTACTTTCTTAAAGCATTTGCTCTGGCTACAATCAAAGACTGGGCAGCACTTGAAAAGTTTTCAAAGGAAAAGAGACCACCAATGG GGTTCCGTCCATTTGTGGAGGCATGCATTGATGCTGATGAGAAAGCGGAAGCTCTAAAATACATCCCCAAATTGTCAGATCTTGTGGAAAGAGGCGAG GCTTATGCTCGTATTGGAATGGCAAAGGAAGCGGCTG
- the LOC104782237 gene encoding steroid 5-alpha-reductase DET2-like — translation MEEIADQTFFRYCILTLIFSGPPTAVSLKFLQAPYGKHNRTGWGPTLSPPIAWFLMESPTLWLTLLVFPFGRHALNPISLILISPYLIHYFHRTILYPLRLLRSSSGKSGFPISIAAMAFTFNLLNAYIQARWVSHYKNDYEDGLWFWWRFIIGFMVFVAGMWINITSDRTLVRLKKENRGGYVIPRGGWFELVSCPNYFGEVVEWLGWAVMTWSWAGIGFFLYTCSNLIPRAHASRKWYIDKFKDEYPKTRKAVIPFVY, via the exons atggaagagatCGCCGATCAAACCTTCTTCCGCTACTGTATCCTCACCCTAATTTTCTCCGGTCCACCGACCGCCGTCAGTCTCAAATTCCTCCAAGCTCCTTACGGCAAACACAACCGTACCGGATGGGGTCCGACCTTATCTCCTCCGATTGCTTGGTTCCTCATGGAGAGTCCGACCTTGTGGCTCACGCTCCTTGTCTTCCCCTTTGGTCGTCACGCTCTCAATCCTATATCTCTCATCCTAATCTCTCCTTATCTCATCCATTACTTCCACCGCACCATCCTTTACCCTCTTCGTCTCCTCCGCAGCTCCTCTGGAAAAAGTGGTTTTCCGATTAGTATCGCCGCCATGGCTTTCACCTTTAATCTCCTCAACGCTTATATCCAG GCGAGATGGGTCTCTCACTACAAGAACGACTACGAAGACGGACTATGGTTCTGGTGgcggtttattattggttttatgGTCTTTGTCGCCGGTATGTGGATTAACATCACGTCAGACCGGACTTTGGTacgattgaagaaagagaaccGGGGAGGTTATGTGATACCGAGAGGAGGATGGTTCGAGCTTGTAAGCTGCCCGAATTACTTTGGAGAAGTCGTAGAGTGGTTGGGCTGGGCTGTTATGACTTGGTCTTGGGCCGGTATTGGGTTTTTTCTGTACACTTGTTCCAATTTGATCCCACGCGCACATGCGAGTCGCAAGTGGTACATTGACAAGTTCAAGGATGAGTATCCCAAGACTCGAAAAGCTGTTATTCCTTTTGTGTACTAA
- the LOC104782240 gene encoding UPF0503 protein At3g09070, chloroplastic-like — MVMNNPANNNNNNSVAASVSSALALAPPPHPPQPHRPSTSCDRHPDERFTGFCPSCLFDRLSGLDITTGKSTAVSVASSSRKPPSSSAALKAIFKPSSSSSSGSLFQELRRTKSFSATKAEALTFEPQRRSCDVRVRNTLWSLFHEEEHNNSQTREGLLSEIDLENANSVLKSHLFEEETEIEIVKDITLGNLKEPRSVIDEIVEEEEEEEEEEIEEEEEIEKVKDFEMEFNPQTTKKPNRDFKEIAGSFWSAASVFSKKLQKWRHKQKLKKHRTGNLGAGSAALPVEKSIGRQLRDTQSEIAEYGYGRRSCDTDPRFSIDAGRFSLDAGRVSVDDPRYSFDEPRASWDGYMIGRTGAPPRMTSMLSVVEDSPVRNHVLRSDTHIPVEKPLPSPPLLVPGPVMDEIVPGGSAQTREYYLDSSSRRRKSLDRCSSTRKLSASVVAEINEMKLSKDSISHSHSHSVRDDCSVENTERGVRENAGTTMECNKKGTKKSRWSWNLFGLLHRKNGNKFEEEEGRSGVDRTFSGSWNVESRKGFDPKMIRSNSSVSWRSSGTNGGGFQRSSVDGCVSGKKKVSKIENGMLKLYLTPSKGRRRGSSNSTTNRPVPASQPFGSRNVMNFY, encoded by the coding sequence ATGGTTATGAATAATcctgcaaacaacaacaacaacaactcagtTGCAGCGTCTGTATCATCAGCCTTAGCTCTAGCTCCGCCGCCACATCCGCCGCAGCCTCACCGTCCTTCCACTTCTTGTGATCGTCACCCGGATGAGCGTTTCACCGGATTCTGCCCTTCTTGTCTCTTCGACCGTCTCTCTGGTCTAGACATCACAACCGGGAAAAGCACCGCCGTCTCCGTCGCGTCTTCTTCAAGGAAACCGCCATCGTCTTCCGCCGCTCTTAAGGCGATCTTcaaaccctcttcttcttcttcctccgggTCGTTGTTCCAGGAACTTCGGAGGACGAAATCGTTCTCGGCGACAAAGGCCGAAGCTTTAACCTTTGAGCCACAGAGAAGATCCTGTGATGTTAGGGTTAGGAACACTCTTTGGTCTCTGTTTCACGAAGAGGAGCATAATAATTCTCAAACCAGAGAGGGTTTATTAAGTGAGATTGATCTCGAAAACGCCAATTCCGTATTAAAGTCGCATCTTTTCGAGGAGGAAACTGAAATTGAAATCGTAAAGGACATTACTTTAGGGAATCTGAAGGAACCCAGAAGCGTAATCGACGAAAtcgtcgaagaagaagaagaagaagaagaagaagagattgaagaagaagaggagattgAGAAAGTGAAGGACTTTGAAATGGAGTTTAATCCTCAGACGACTAAGAAGCCAAACAGAGACTTCAAAGAGATTGCTGGGAGTTTCTGGTCAGCGGCGTCAGTGTTCAGCAAGAAACTGCAGAAATGGAGACACAAGCAGAAGCTTAAGAAGCATAGAACCGGTAATCTCGGAGCTGGATCCGCCGCGTTACCCGTGGAGAAGTCAATTGGGAGACAGCTTAGAGATACTCAGTCTGAAATCGCTGAGTATGGTTACGGGAGGAGATCGTGTGATACAGATCCAAGATTCTCAATTGACGCCGGAAGATTCTCGCTTGATGCCGGTAGGGTTTCGGTGGATGACCCTCGTTACTCGTTTGATGAGCCGCGTGCTTCTTGGGATGGGTATATGATCGGGAGAACAGGTGCTCCGCCGCGAATGACTTCGATGTTGTCTGTAGTTGAAGATTCTCCGGTGAGGAATCATGTTCTCCGGTCAGATACTCACATTCCGGTGGAAAAGCCACTGCCTTCTCCACCACTACTAGTACCAGGACCTGTGATGGATGAGATTGTTCCTGGTGGATCTGCACAGACACGAGAGTACTACTTAGACTCATCTTCACGACGGAGGAAGAGTCTTGACCGTTGTAGCTCCACCAGGAAGTTATCAGCCTCTGTTGTGGCTGAGATCAATGAAATGAAACTGTCAAAAGACTCCATTTCACATTCACATTCACATTCAGTGAGAGATGATTGCTCTGTTGAGAACACTGAGAGGGGTGTCCGAGAAAATGCAGGGACTACTATGGAATGCAACAAGAAGGGGACGAAGAAATCTCGATGGAGTTGGAACTTATTCGGGCTGCTTCATCGAAAAAACGGGaacaaatttgaagaagaagaaggaagaagcgGTGTGGATCGAACGTTTTCAGGGTCGTGGAATGTAGAATCAAGAAAAGGGTTTGATCCGAAGATGATTAGGAGCAATAGTAGTGTGAGTTGGAGAAGTTCGGGTACCAATGGAGGAGGGTTTCAAAGGAGTAGTGTGGACGGATGTGTAAgtgggaagaagaaggttaGTAAGATTGAGAATGGAATGCTCAAGCTTTACTTGACGCCGAGTAAAGGAAGGCGGCGAGGAAGCAGCAATTCGACAACTAACCGGCCTGTTCCGGCTTCTCAACCTTTTGGTAGTAGAAATGTTATGAACTTTTACTGA
- the LOC104782236 gene encoding OTU domain-containing protein At3g57810 yields MELKPSNNNILEQLRNGFARFELVSSPTASISDSISSTSLPASLLSVTKGKSYVFFARIGSSMSQSPAKEKVEQYAVDRVKGDGRCLFRALVKGMAFNKGVTLNPTRERDDADELRMAVKEVICNDPKEREKYKEALVAITVDESLKRYCQRIGRHDFWGGESELLVLSKLCKQPIIVYIPEHEHGRGGYASGFIPIQEYGAEFRGGWGKGKTNKNVVRLLYSGRNHYDLLR; encoded by the exons ATGGAGCTCAAACCTTCCAACA ATAACATTCTTGAGCAGCTGAGAAATGGGTTCGCTCGGTTCGAGCTTGTTTCTTCCCCTACTGCTTCTATTTCAGATTCAATCTCCTCCACTTCACTCCCTGCTTCGTTATTGAGCGTCACTAAGGGCAAAAGCTATGTGTTCTTCGCCAGAATCGGTTCCTCCAT GAGTCAGTCTCCTGCAAAGGAAAAAGTTGAGCAGTACGCTGTGGATAGAGTTAAAGGGGATGGTCGATGTCTGTTTCGAGCATTG GTGAAAGGGATGGCCTTTAACAAAGGTGTTACTCTTAACCCCACACGAGAGAGGGATGATGCAG ATGAGTTACGAATGGCGGTGAAAGAGGTTATATGCAATGATCCCAAGGAAAGGGAGAAGTACAAAGAAGCTTTAGTGGCTATCACTGTTGATGAGTCTCTGAAACG CTATTGTCAACGGATTGGAAGACATGATTTTTGGGGAGGGGAGTCTGAGCTACTA GTTCTTTCCAAGCTATGTAAACAGCCAATCATCGTCTACATACCCGAGCATGAG CACGGTAGAGGAGGGTATGCGTCGGGTTTTATACCGATCCAAGAGTATGGAGCTGAGTTTCGAGGAGGCTGGGGAAAAGGAAAGACGAACAAGAATGTTGTTAGGCTTCTTTACAGTGGTAGAAACCATTATGATTTGCTTCGTTGA